Proteins found in one Triticum aestivum cultivar Chinese Spring chromosome 4D, IWGSC CS RefSeq v2.1, whole genome shotgun sequence genomic segment:
- the LOC123099994 gene encoding sphinganine C4-monooxygenase 2-like — protein MAVLRFSDEAVAAAVPILVYWTYSGVHTALGHGRVMAKYRLNTKAEEDSKNTVSKRAVLGNVLMQHLMQLVAVTVLTPVIAGRGAGGAATGDSPATASSYLTAARQIAVTVVLYDVYRYAWHRLAHRSRFLYRHLHSWHHRLVVPYAFGAKYGHPSLWNGAAYHGVHHLPRGVRYNFSDLFFVTWDKAFGTYLHYTVEERPGGEGLVIQPVRPKASKASAVVTPVD, from the exons ATGGCGGTGTTGAGGTTCTCCGACGAAGCTGTGGCTGCCGCCGTGCCCATCCTGGTGTACTGGACCTACTCCGGCGTGCACACGGCGCTTGGCCATGGACGCGTCATGGCCAAGTACAGGCTCAACACCAAGGCTGAGGAGGACAGCAAGAACACGGTGTCCAAGCGTGCCGTGCTCGGGAACGTCCTCATGCAGCACCTCATGCAGCTCGTCGCCGTCACCGTGCTCACCCCG GTTATAGCGGGAAGAGGAGCAGGGGGAGCGGCCACGGGCGACTCGCCGGCGACCGCGTCGTCGTACCTGACGGCGGCGCGTCAGATCGCGGTGACCGTGGTGCTGTACGACGTGTACCGCTACGCGTGGCACCGCctggcgcaccgcagccggttCCTGTACCGGCACCTCCACTCGTGGCACCACCGCCTGGTGGTGCCCTACGCGTTCGGCGCCAAGTACGGGCACCCG TCGCTCTGGAACGGCGCCGCGTACCACGGCGTGCACCACCTGCCGCGCGGCGTCAGGTACAACTTCTCCGACCTCTTCTTTGTCACGTGGGACAAGGCGTTCGGGACGTACCTGCACTACACCGTCGAGGAGAGACCCGGCGGCGAAGGGCTGGTGATCCAGCCGGTGCGGCCCAAGGCGTCCAAGGCCTCCGCCGTTGTCACGCCAGTTGACTGA